A genomic window from Peromyscus maniculatus bairdii isolate BWxNUB_F1_BW_parent chromosome 1, HU_Pman_BW_mat_3.1, whole genome shotgun sequence includes:
- the Cutc gene encoding copper homeostasis protein cutC homolog isoform X3 produces MRKGASCERKPAWMPTGKAGAPNGFLMEICVDSVESAVNAERGGAGRIELCAGLLEGGITPSMGILQVVKQSVQIPVFVMIRPRGGDFLYSDREVEVMKADIRLAKLYGADGLVFGALTEDGHVDKELCMSLLALCRPLPVTFHRAFDMVCDPMAALETLLTLGFERVLTSGCDSSALEGLPLIKQLIDEAKGRIVVMPGGGITDKNLQRILEGSGATEFHCSARSSRDSGMKFRNSSVAMGASLAHSEYSLKVTDVTKVRTLNAIAKDVLV; encoded by the exons GAGCACCAAATGGATTTCTTATGGAAATATGTGTAGATTCAGTGGAGTCAGCTGTGAATGCAGAGAGAGGAG gtgCTGGTCGGATTGAATTATGTGCTGGTTTACTAGAGGGAGGAATCACACCCAGCATGG GTATTCTTCAAGTAGTAAAACAAAGTGTCCAGATTCCAGTTTTTGTGATGATTCGACCACGGGGAGGTGATTTTTTATATTCAGATCGTGAAGTTGAAGTGATGAAGGCTGACATTCGTCTTGCCAAGCTTTATGGTGCTGATGGTTTGGTATTTGGGGCATTGACTGAAGACGGACACGTTGACAAAGAGCTATGCATGTCTCTTTTGG CTCTTTGCCGTCCTCTGCCAGTCACTTTTCACCGAG CCTTTGATATGGTTTGTGATCCAATGGCAGCTCTGGAGACCCTCTTAACCCTGGGATTTGAACGCGTTTTGACCAGTGGATGTGACAGTTCAGCTCTGGAAGGACTGCCTCTGATAAAGCAGCTCATAGATGAG GCCAAAGGCAGGATTGTGGTGATGCCAG GAGGTGGCATAACAGATAAAAATCTGCAAAGGATCCTTGAGGGTTCAGGTGCTACAGAATTCCACTGTTCTGCTCGGTCTTCTAGAGACTCAGGAATGAAGTTTCG AAATTCCTCTGTTGCAATGGGAGCTTCACTTGCTCATTCAGAATATTCTCTGAAGGTAACAGATGTGACAAAAGTCAGGACTTTGAATGCTATTGCAAAGGATGTCCTCGTTTAG
- the Cutc gene encoding copper homeostasis protein cutC homolog isoform X2 gives MEICVDSVESAVNAERGGAGRIELCAGLLEGGITPSMGILQVVKQSVQIPVFVMIRPRGGDFLYSDREVEVMKADIRLAKLYGADGLVFGALTEDGHVDKELCMSLLALCRPLPVTFHRAFDMVCDPMAALETLLTLGFERVLTSGCDSSALEGLPLIKQLIDEAKGRIVVMPGGGITDKNLQRILEGSGATEFHCSARSSRDSGMKFRNSSVAMGASLAHSEYSLKVTDVTKVRTLNAIAKDVLV, from the exons ATGGAAATATGTGTAGATTCAGTGGAGTCAGCTGTGAATGCAGAGAGAGGAG gtgCTGGTCGGATTGAATTATGTGCTGGTTTACTAGAGGGAGGAATCACACCCAGCATGG GTATTCTTCAAGTAGTAAAACAAAGTGTCCAGATTCCAGTTTTTGTGATGATTCGACCACGGGGAGGTGATTTTTTATATTCAGATCGTGAAGTTGAAGTGATGAAGGCTGACATTCGTCTTGCCAAGCTTTATGGTGCTGATGGTTTGGTATTTGGGGCATTGACTGAAGACGGACACGTTGACAAAGAGCTATGCATGTCTCTTTTGG CTCTTTGCCGTCCTCTGCCAGTCACTTTTCACCGAG CCTTTGATATGGTTTGTGATCCAATGGCAGCTCTGGAGACCCTCTTAACCCTGGGATTTGAACGCGTTTTGACCAGTGGATGTGACAGTTCAGCTCTGGAAGGACTGCCTCTGATAAAGCAGCTCATAGATGAG GCCAAAGGCAGGATTGTGGTGATGCCAG GAGGTGGCATAACAGATAAAAATCTGCAAAGGATCCTTGAGGGTTCAGGTGCTACAGAATTCCACTGTTCTGCTCGGTCTTCTAGAGACTCAGGAATGAAGTTTCG AAATTCCTCTGTTGCAATGGGAGCTTCACTTGCTCATTCAGAATATTCTCTGAAGGTAACAGATGTGACAAAAGTCAGGACTTTGAATGCTATTGCAAAGGATGTCCTCGTTTAG
- the Cutc gene encoding copper homeostasis protein cutC homolog isoform X1, which translates to MRKGASCERKPAWMPTGKAGAPNGFLMEICVDSVESAVNAERGGAGRIELCAGLLEGGITPSMGILQVVKQSVQIPVFVMIRPRGGDFLYSDREVEVMKADIRLAKLYGADGLVFGALTEDGHVDKELCMSLLALCRPLPVTFHRALETLLTLGFERVLTSGCDSSALEGLPLIKQLIDEAKGRIVVMPGGGITDKNLQRILEGSGATEFHCSARSSRDSGMKFRNSSVAMGASLAHSEYSLKVTDVTKVRTLNAIAKDVLV; encoded by the exons GAGCACCAAATGGATTTCTTATGGAAATATGTGTAGATTCAGTGGAGTCAGCTGTGAATGCAGAGAGAGGAG gtgCTGGTCGGATTGAATTATGTGCTGGTTTACTAGAGGGAGGAATCACACCCAGCATGG GTATTCTTCAAGTAGTAAAACAAAGTGTCCAGATTCCAGTTTTTGTGATGATTCGACCACGGGGAGGTGATTTTTTATATTCAGATCGTGAAGTTGAAGTGATGAAGGCTGACATTCGTCTTGCCAAGCTTTATGGTGCTGATGGTTTGGTATTTGGGGCATTGACTGAAGACGGACACGTTGACAAAGAGCTATGCATGTCTCTTTTGG CTCTTTGCCGTCCTCTGCCAGTCACTTTTCACCGAG CTCTGGAGACCCTCTTAACCCTGGGATTTGAACGCGTTTTGACCAGTGGATGTGACAGTTCAGCTCTGGAAGGACTGCCTCTGATAAAGCAGCTCATAGATGAG GCCAAAGGCAGGATTGTGGTGATGCCAG GAGGTGGCATAACAGATAAAAATCTGCAAAGGATCCTTGAGGGTTCAGGTGCTACAGAATTCCACTGTTCTGCTCGGTCTTCTAGAGACTCAGGAATGAAGTTTCG AAATTCCTCTGTTGCAATGGGAGCTTCACTTGCTCATTCAGAATATTCTCTGAAGGTAACAGATGTGACAAAAGTCAGGACTTTGAATGCTATTGCAAAGGATGTCCTCGTTTAG